In Daucus carota subsp. sativus chromosome 4, DH1 v3.0, whole genome shotgun sequence, one DNA window encodes the following:
- the LOC108215964 gene encoding abscisic acid receptor PYL4, giving the protein MHPNTQRSSSIVLQRINPNPSAVKQSQRRNPLPCTTQVPDSVAMYHTHQVGPHQCCSAVIQQISAPVSSVWSVVRRFDNPQAYKHFVKSCHLLVGDGKVGTLRQVHVISGLPAASSTERLEILDEEQHVISFSVVGGDHRLANYKSVTTLHQAPSGNGTVVVESYVVDIPPGNTKEETCVFVDTIVKCNLQSLTQISDKLSRRN; this is encoded by the coding sequence atgcaTCCCAACACACAAAGATCCTCGTCCATAGTGCTTCAAAGAATCAACCCTAATCCCTCGGCAGTCAAACAAAGTCAACGCCGCAACCCTCTGCCATGCACCACCCAAGTCCCCGACTCGGTGGCCATGTACCATACTCACCAAGTGGGCCCCCACCAGTGCTGCTCCGCCGTGATCCAGCAAATCTCCGCCCCCGTGTCCTCCGTCTGGTCCGTCGTGCGCCGCTTCGACAACCCTCAGGCCTACAAGCACTTCGTCAAGAGCTGCCACCTCCTCGTCGGCGACGGAAAAGTGGGGACCCTAAGGCAAGTCCACGTCATCTCCGGCCTCCCGGCGGCCAGCAGCACCGAGAGGCTCGAGATCCTCGACGAAGAACAACACGTCATTAGCTTCAGCGTCGTTGGCGGCGATCACAGGCTGGCGAACTATAAATCGGTGACGACGTTGCATCAAGCGCCGTCGGGGAACGGCACGGTGGTTGTGGAGTCCTACGTCGTTGATATTCCGCCGGGGAATACGAAAGAAGAGACGTGTGTGTTTGTTGACACGATAGTCAAGTGTAATCTGCAGTCGCTGACTCAGATCTCGGATAAATTATCGAGACGAAATTAG